One window of the Lactococcus lactis genome contains the following:
- the comGG gene encoding competence type IV pilus minor pilin ComGG, with protein sequence MFSMFLQFYLERQIDDARQLRSEKEQLTAELMVSVALKTDLKSQGQIHFDSGDLSYNLLTDSSASSKITDHSSDENTYQFSIHLKDGTNFQIKK encoded by the coding sequence ATGTTTTCAATGTTTCTTCAGTTCTATTTGGAAAGGCAAATAGATGATGCTCGACAATTAAGAAGTGAAAAGGAGCAGTTAACAGCTGAATTAATGGTGTCAGTAGCTTTAAAGACTGATTTAAAATCTCAAGGTCAAATTCATTTTGATTCAGGGGATTTGTCCTACAATTTACTGACAGACTCGTCAGCTAGTTCAAAAATTACTGACCATTCAAGTGATGAAAATACCTATCAATTTAGTATCCATCTAAAAGATGGCACAAACTTTCAAATAAAAAAATAA
- a CDS encoding RluA family pseudouridine synthase, giving the protein MEYNFILPENFIEQPVSDLLEKTWFIPRKQRHFLRMKKHCLVNNKLINENQLVHAGDKITLIFDNEDFSNLSLKFGSANLADILYEDEHLIVVNKPEGMKTHGNTADELALQNHVAAAINQEVFVVHRLDQATSGAVLFAKNQFVLPILGKMFEENKIHREYLALVKGHFPENQFTIDRAIGQNRHDKNKRILSAKGQKAVTHVEIIKKFTDKTLVKCTLDTGRTHQIRVHLSSLGHPIIGDALYGPKTQERMMLHADKIIIPHPFENKILEIPAISTSFLDILNKTK; this is encoded by the coding sequence ATGGAATATAACTTCATTTTACCCGAAAATTTTATAGAACAGCCTGTCTCTGATTTACTCGAAAAAACTTGGTTCATTCCTCGTAAACAAAGACACTTTCTAAGAATGAAAAAACATTGCTTAGTCAATAACAAGCTTATTAACGAAAATCAGCTCGTCCATGCTGGAGATAAAATCACTCTTATTTTTGATAATGAGGATTTCTCTAATTTATCTCTAAAATTCGGTTCAGCAAATTTAGCTGACATCCTTTATGAAGACGAACATTTGATTGTTGTTAATAAACCTGAAGGAATGAAGACCCACGGAAATACGGCTGATGAATTAGCTTTACAAAATCATGTTGCAGCGGCAATCAATCAGGAAGTTTTTGTTGTCCATCGCCTGGACCAAGCAACATCTGGTGCTGTTTTATTTGCAAAAAATCAATTTGTTCTCCCTATTCTTGGTAAAATGTTTGAAGAAAATAAAATTCATCGTGAATACTTGGCACTAGTCAAAGGTCATTTCCCAGAAAATCAATTTACCATTGATCGGGCCATTGGTCAGAATCGCCATGATAAAAATAAACGAATCCTTTCCGCAAAGGGTCAAAAAGCAGTGACTCATGTTGAGATTATCAAAAAATTTACTGACAAAACTCTTGTTAAATGTACCTTAGATACTGGAAGAACTCATCAAATACGCGTCCATTTATCTTCTCTGGGGCACCCTATTATCGGTGATGCTTTGTATGGCCCAAAAACACAGGAAAGAATGATGCTTCATGCTGATAAAATTATTATTCCCCATCCATTTGAAAATAAAATTTTAGAAATTCCAGCAATTAGTACTAGCTTCCTTGACATTTTAAATAAAACAAAATAA
- a CDS encoding zinc-dependent MarR family transcriptional regulator, which yields MSIANQIDQFLGTIMQFAENKHEILLGKCESDVKLTSTQEHILMLLAEQISTNAKIAEKLKISPAAVTKALKKLQEQELIKSGRATNDERVVLWSLTEKAVPVAKEHATHHEKTLSTYQELGNKFTDEEQEVISKFLSALTEEFQ from the coding sequence ATGAGTATAGCAAATCAAATCGACCAGTTTCTTGGGACAATCATGCAATTTGCAGAAAATAAGCATGAAATATTACTTGGTAAGTGTGAAAGTGATGTGAAACTAACGAGCACACAAGAACATATTTTAATGCTTTTGGCAGAACAAATATCGACAAATGCTAAAATTGCCGAAAAACTAAAGATTTCTCCAGCAGCAGTAACTAAAGCTCTAAAGAAATTACAAGAGCAAGAACTAATTAAATCAGGTCGAGCCACAAATGACGAACGCGTGGTCCTTTGGAGCTTGACAGAAAAAGCGGTTCCGGTTGCTAAGGAGCATGCTACTCATCACGAGAAAACTCTGAGTACTTACCAGGAATTAGGGAACAAATTTACTGACGAAGAACAAGAAGTGATAAGTAAATTCTTATCAGCACTTACGGAGGAATTTCAATGA
- the comGC gene encoding competence type IV pilus major pilin ComGC: MCEKKCRQKELKAFTLIEMLIVLAIISILILLFVPNLIKEKSQVQKTGEAAVVKVVESQAQLYELDHDDEKPSLSELLNAGMITQKQISAYDNYYDQNKNEERNFND; this comes from the coding sequence ATTTGTGAAAAAAAATGCCGTCAGAAAGAGCTAAAAGCTTTTACTTTGATAGAGATGTTAATTGTACTAGCTATTATTAGTATTTTGATATTACTATTTGTTCCAAATTTAATTAAAGAAAAATCACAAGTTCAAAAAACTGGAGAAGCGGCAGTTGTAAAAGTAGTAGAAAGTCAAGCTCAACTTTATGAATTAGATCATGATGATGAGAAGCCGAGTCTGTCAGAATTGCTCAACGCTGGGATGATTACTCAAAAACAAATTTCTGCTTACGATAATTACTATGATCAGAACAAAAATGAAGAACGAAATTTTAATGACTAG
- a CDS encoding metal ABC transporter permease — protein sequence MFELFQYDFMRNALLAATAISIFSPLLGVFLVLRRQSLMSDTLSHVSLAGVAFGVLLSWNPTITTLITVVIAAVFLEYLRTIYHNYMEIATAILMSAGLAIALLILNSSKGATSVSLEQYLFGSIITISLSQVIMLFVLAAVVLLGFILFLRPLYVMTFDEDTAFVDGLPVRWISIAFNIVTGVAIALMIPAAGALLVSAIMVLPASIAMRLGKSFKAVLFISVIVSFIGLNAGLIASYYMDAPASAAITLIFIVLFLVTSSLKRLIRA from the coding sequence ATGTTTGAATTATTTCAGTATGATTTTATGCGAAACGCTCTTTTAGCAGCAACCGCTATTTCAATATTTTCTCCCTTGCTTGGTGTATTTCTTGTACTACGTAGACAGAGTTTAATGTCAGATACATTATCACATGTTTCATTAGCCGGTGTCGCTTTTGGGGTTCTCTTAAGTTGGAATCCAACGATTACAACTTTAATTACAGTTGTAATTGCGGCTGTTTTTCTAGAGTATTTAAGAACAATTTATCATAACTATATGGAAATTGCGACGGCCATTTTGATGTCAGCAGGACTTGCCATTGCCCTTTTGATTTTGAATTCCTCAAAAGGAGCAACAAGTGTTAGTTTGGAGCAATATTTATTTGGCTCAATTATCACAATTTCCTTATCGCAAGTGATTATGCTTTTTGTTTTAGCAGCTGTCGTTTTACTTGGATTTATTCTCTTTTTACGTCCGCTTTACGTGATGACTTTTGATGAAGATACAGCTTTTGTTGATGGACTTCCTGTTCGATGGATTTCGATTGCATTTAATATTGTCACGGGGGTTGCTATTGCCTTGATGATTCCTGCAGCGGGGGCTTTACTTGTTTCGGCAATTATGGTTTTACCTGCTTCAATTGCGATGCGTCTAGGCAAATCTTTTAAAGCTGTGTTGTTTATCTCGGTTATTGTAAGTTTTATTGGTTTAAATGCTGGCTTGATTGCCTCTTACTATATGGATGCTCCAGCATCTGCTGCAATTACTTTAATTTTCATCGTCCTTTTCTTGGTAACTTCAAGTTTAAAACGATTGATTCGAGCCTAA
- the comGD gene encoding competence type IV pilus minor pilin ComGD — MKNEILMTRAFTLLESLLVLLIISFITTLFSSEIIQTVHLFKGELFVLQFENFYKRSQEEAALLQKSESLVAKNQELICEDRSITIPKEVAVKDFTVKFDDKGENSSLQKLTISLPYEKKFITYQLEIGSGKFKKKIS, encoded by the coding sequence ATGAAGAACGAAATTTTAATGACTAGAGCATTTACTTTACTAGAGTCTCTTCTAGTTTTGTTGATTATTTCTTTTATCACAACTCTTTTTTCTTCAGAAATAATACAAACAGTCCATCTTTTTAAGGGAGAATTGTTTGTTCTTCAATTTGAAAATTTCTATAAAAGGAGTCAAGAAGAGGCTGCACTGCTTCAAAAATCTGAAAGTTTAGTTGCTAAAAATCAAGAATTAATCTGTGAAGATAGAAGTATCACAATTCCAAAGGAGGTAGCAGTTAAAGATTTTACAGTTAAATTTGATGATAAGGGAGAGAATTCTAGCTTACAAAAACTCACAATTTCTTTACCTTACGAAAAAAAGTTCATCACTTATCAATTGGAGATAGGCAGTGGAAAATTTAAAAAGAAAATCAGTTAA
- a CDS encoding DUF421 domain-containing protein codes for MQLYSPIILKFALGIICLIIQINLMGKGNLAPSSAMDQVQNYVLGGIIGGVIYNDSITVLQFVLVLIIWTLLVLILKFAKEHNRYVKLIVDGKPLTLIQDGKVRVNECLRNGISANELMFKLRSNGIYEIHNVKRAILEQNGQLTLIEFGGENIKYPIIVDGQANFDVLELIDKDENWLEQQINLQGYNQIKEIYLGEYLSGELKLYGYTK; via the coding sequence ATGCAATTATACAGCCCAATAATACTAAAATTTGCTTTAGGTATTATTTGTTTAATTATTCAAATAAATTTAATGGGGAAAGGTAATCTTGCCCCCTCATCAGCAATGGATCAAGTTCAAAATTATGTTTTAGGGGGAATTATTGGTGGAGTCATCTATAATGATTCTATTACGGTTTTACAATTTGTCTTGGTTCTAATCATATGGACACTGTTAGTATTAATTTTAAAATTTGCAAAGGAGCACAATCGCTATGTAAAATTAATCGTTGATGGTAAACCATTGACTCTGATTCAAGATGGAAAAGTGAGAGTAAATGAATGTCTCAGAAATGGAATCTCTGCTAATGAATTAATGTTTAAATTACGTTCTAATGGTATCTATGAGATACATAATGTTAAAAGAGCTATTTTAGAACAAAATGGTCAATTGACATTGATTGAATTTGGTGGTGAAAATATTAAATATCCAATTATTGTTGATGGACAAGCTAATTTTGATGTTCTCGAATTAATTGATAAAGATGAAAATTGGCTTGAACAACAAATTAATCTGCAAGGATATAACCAAATTAAGGAAATATATTTAGGAGAATACTTATCAGGTGAACTTAAACTTTACGGATATACAAAATAA
- the comGB gene encoding competence type IV pilus assembly protein ComGB: protein MSLGHQKIGIKKLISYLQMDISHLLKPKGKKLRLIKQAKLIQLMGNLLNSGFNLGEVINFLSLSKLVEKEFTLKMKEGLASGQALSELLESLSFSKNVVTQLALVEVHGNLSGTMQLVELHLKKQLEVKNKLVEVATYPILLLIFLVGIMWGLKNYLLPQLNSGSNFATLLINHLPLVFFSFGAFIFLLTALSVTLFKRKSAIMNFTFLVKLPLVHSFIRLYLTAYFAREWGNLIAQGVELRQIINLMKKQKSRIFSEVGKNLDLELNAGRSFEQAVSKLALFLPELSLMIEYGAIKDKLGLELSLYADECWEHFFTKIDRLMQLIQPLVFIFVALMIILLYAAMLLPIYSNMGSGI from the coding sequence TTGAGTCTTGGTCATCAGAAAATTGGAATAAAAAAATTGATCAGCTACTTACAAATGGATATCTCACACCTACTGAAGCCAAAAGGGAAAAAATTAAGACTGATTAAACAAGCCAAACTTATCCAACTGATGGGAAATCTTTTGAATAGTGGATTTAATTTAGGAGAAGTGATAAATTTCTTATCTTTATCAAAACTTGTGGAAAAAGAATTTACATTAAAAATGAAAGAAGGTCTCGCTTCTGGTCAAGCTTTATCAGAGCTTTTAGAAAGTCTTTCATTTTCTAAAAATGTGGTGACACAACTTGCTTTGGTAGAAGTGCATGGTAACTTGTCAGGGACGATGCAATTAGTTGAACTTCATCTAAAAAAACAGCTTGAAGTTAAAAATAAATTAGTGGAAGTTGCTACTTATCCAATATTGTTATTAATTTTTCTGGTTGGAATTATGTGGGGCTTAAAAAATTATTTACTACCACAACTCAATAGTGGCAGTAACTTTGCTACTCTATTGATTAATCATTTACCCTTAGTATTTTTTTCGTTTGGAGCTTTTATATTTTTACTGACAGCTTTGTCAGTAACTCTTTTTAAACGAAAATCAGCAATAATGAATTTTACATTTCTTGTTAAATTACCTCTGGTTCATTCTTTTATCCGTTTATATTTAACAGCTTACTTTGCAAGAGAATGGGGAAATCTAATTGCTCAAGGTGTTGAATTACGTCAAATTATTAACTTGATGAAAAAACAAAAAAGTCGAATTTTTTCAGAAGTTGGCAAGAATCTTGATTTAGAATTGAATGCTGGTCGGTCTTTTGAACAAGCTGTCAGTAAACTTGCGCTTTTTTTACCCGAGCTCTCATTAATGATTGAATATGGAGCTATTAAAGATAAATTAGGCTTAGAGCTTTCGCTTTATGCGGATGAATGTTGGGAACATTTTTTTACAAAGATAGATCGTTTAATGCAATTAATCCAACCTCTTGTTTTTATTTTCGTAGCATTGATGATTATTTTGCTATATGCAGCCATGTTACTCCCCATCTATTCAAATATGGGTTCTGGAATATAG
- a CDS encoding PBP1A family penicillin-binding protein has product MSENNNFSRRNKKESKKNSLKIPNLRPKKQKKLEEEIEKPAKTKFGKFMKPIKRFWKRYNLTKITIIFVLVAIVSTGSYLFYLAKTANVKVLQSSISAQTVIYDKDNNEAGNLYGQKGTPVKIDQISKNITNAVVATEDRTFYKNHGVNLKRFALAAVTLGRFGGGSTITQQLAKNAYLTQEQTIDRKAREFFLALEINKHYSKDEILDMYLNNSYFGNGVWGIQDAALKYFGVPASEVTVDEAASLAGMLKGPEIYNPLYEKGKYATDRRNTVLQNMVNAGYLEQSQADTFMKVDLQAQLQDNYQSKSSQYKYPSYYNAVISEAERKYGLTLQEIMNNGYKIYTGMDQNMQSGLQKTYSDPSFFPQASDGTYAQSASVAIDPKTGAVNALVGNVNTEGSNSFTDYNYATMSKRSPGSVIKPLIVYAPAIEAGWSIDKTVDDSPADYNGWKPTDFDNQWRGQIPMYTALANSYNIPAINTYQAIGPKVGNALGREFGLDLSSKNDVLPTALGAGVETNPWQIAQAYQVFANGGVMNDAHLITKIENAAGQVVKTAKVTKKRVISKDTSDKMTQMMLGTYTNGSAWKASPKSYTLAGKTGTNEDQDQWVVGYTPDVVMALWVGYADGKYKLTGSSEGQTSVIFRQEASYMLPYTKGTAFTVENPYAEAGVAAQEPYWTQQRQYQDDIVDQEQAEAHTTGNTPESSSSSSSSSSDSGGLDLGKVGKDIGDAAKNAWDKVKGIFGN; this is encoded by the coding sequence ATGTCTGAAAATAATAATTTCAGTCGGCGTAATAAAAAGGAATCTAAAAAAAATAGTTTAAAAATTCCTAATTTACGCCCTAAAAAACAAAAAAAGCTTGAAGAAGAAATAGAAAAACCGGCTAAAACGAAGTTCGGTAAATTCATGAAACCAATTAAACGGTTCTGGAAACGTTATAATCTGACAAAAATCACAATTATTTTTGTCTTAGTAGCCATTGTTTCGACAGGTTCATATCTTTTTTACTTAGCTAAAACAGCTAATGTTAAAGTACTGCAAAGTTCTATTTCGGCACAAACAGTCATTTATGACAAAGATAATAATGAAGCTGGAAATCTTTATGGTCAAAAAGGAACACCGGTCAAGATTGACCAAATTTCCAAAAATATTACAAATGCTGTTGTGGCAACTGAAGATAGAACTTTCTATAAAAATCATGGTGTCAATTTGAAACGTTTTGCTCTAGCAGCCGTTACTCTTGGGCGTTTTGGTGGTGGTTCAACAATCACTCAGCAATTGGCCAAAAATGCTTATTTGACTCAAGAACAAACGATTGACCGTAAAGCGCGTGAGTTTTTCTTGGCACTTGAAATCAATAAACATTATAGTAAAGATGAGATTCTTGATATGTATCTGAATAATTCTTACTTTGGTAATGGTGTTTGGGGAATTCAGGATGCAGCTTTGAAATACTTTGGTGTTCCAGCAAGTGAAGTAACTGTTGATGAAGCAGCCAGTCTTGCGGGAATGTTAAAAGGGCCAGAAATTTATAATCCTCTTTACGAAAAAGGAAAATATGCGACTGACCGACGTAATACAGTTTTGCAAAATATGGTTAATGCTGGTTATTTGGAGCAGTCACAGGCAGATACTTTTATGAAAGTTGACTTACAAGCTCAATTGCAAGACAATTATCAATCTAAAAGTAGTCAATATAAATATCCAAGCTATTATAATGCTGTAATTTCTGAAGCGGAACGCAAGTATGGTCTGACATTACAAGAAATCATGAATAATGGTTACAAGATATATACGGGCATGGACCAAAATATGCAATCCGGTTTGCAAAAGACTTATTCTGACCCAAGTTTCTTCCCACAAGCATCTGATGGAACTTATGCCCAATCTGCTTCGGTTGCTATTGACCCTAAAACGGGAGCTGTCAATGCTCTTGTCGGAAATGTTAATACAGAAGGTTCAAATAGCTTTACTGATTATAACTATGCCACAATGTCTAAACGTTCTCCTGGTTCAGTTATCAAACCTCTTATTGTTTACGCTCCAGCAATTGAAGCGGGGTGGTCAATTGATAAAACGGTTGATGATTCACCAGCAGATTATAATGGCTGGAAACCAACCGATTTTGATAATCAATGGCGTGGACAAATCCCAATGTATACTGCTTTAGCAAATTCATATAATATTCCAGCTATTAATACATATCAAGCGATTGGACCAAAAGTCGGAAATGCTTTAGGGCGTGAGTTTGGTTTAGATTTAAGTAGTAAAAATGATGTTTTACCGACGGCACTCGGAGCTGGAGTTGAAACGAATCCATGGCAAATTGCTCAGGCTTATCAAGTTTTCGCAAATGGCGGAGTGATGAATGATGCGCATTTGATTACTAAAATTGAAAATGCTGCAGGACAAGTTGTAAAAACAGCAAAGGTAACCAAAAAACGGGTTATTAGTAAAGATACATCTGACAAAATGACTCAAATGATGCTGGGGACTTATACTAATGGTTCTGCTTGGAAAGCTTCACCTAAGTCTTATACACTTGCTGGTAAGACAGGAACCAACGAAGACCAAGACCAATGGGTAGTAGGTTATACACCGGATGTGGTTATGGCTCTCTGGGTTGGTTATGCGGATGGGAAATATAAACTGACAGGTTCATCAGAAGGACAAACCTCAGTCATTTTCCGTCAAGAAGCTAGTTATATGTTGCCTTATACTAAAGGAACGGCATTTACAGTTGAAAATCCTTATGCGGAAGCAGGTGTTGCCGCACAAGAACCTTATTGGACTCAACAAAGACAATATCAAGATGATATTGTGGACCAAGAACAAGCAGAAGCTCACACGACTGGAAATACACCAGAAAGCTCTAGTTCTAGCTCTTCATCGTCTTCAGATTCTGGTGGTTTGGACCTTGGAAAAGTAGGTAAAGATATTGGAGATGCAGCTAAAAATGCTTGGGATAAAGTTAAAGGGATTTTTGGCAACTAA
- a CDS encoding pyridoxamine 5'-phosphate oxidase family protein encodes MLTKKFKETLKYEGSVSLTSWGAEKSPHVTGTWISYLQLTSDERILAPAAGMHYLEEDIKVNDTIYLMLGVREVEGKNGYQGIGFRVSAKAKLISNGPEFEMMKEKYPFLRAVLELTPVEVEQLL; translated from the coding sequence ATGCTAACAAAAAAATTTAAAGAAACATTAAAATATGAAGGTTCAGTTTCCCTCACTTCATGGGGAGCAGAGAAAAGTCCTCATGTTACAGGAACATGGATTTCTTATTTACAGCTTACCAGTGATGAACGAATATTGGCACCAGCAGCAGGGATGCATTATTTAGAAGAAGATATTAAAGTGAATGATACAATTTATCTGATGCTTGGGGTTAGAGAAGTCGAAGGTAAAAATGGCTATCAAGGGATTGGCTTTAGGGTGAGTGCTAAAGCAAAACTTATTTCAAATGGTCCAGAATTTGAAATGATGAAAGAAAAGTATCCATTTTTGCGAGCAGTTCTTGAACTTACTCCGGTGGAAGTAGAACAACTATTATAA
- a CDS encoding metal ABC transporter substrate-binding protein → MKKILMLLAIPAVLLLAGCQKSASKPEVVTTFEPMYEFTKAIVGDKVDVENIVPANQEVHEFEPSAKQVATMTNAEAIVYNSNDLEKWAKKVNNKGIKIEASKDVDKISGDPHTWISPKQAIIEVNTIASELGKKFPDDKATFEKNAASYVAKLKKLDSEFDTLKDAKQKTFITQHEAFAYLSRDYGLKEIAIAGLDPEVEPSASTLANLKVEMEKAGLKNVYFEGNANSKIAETLAKSVGANLIGINTVEGLSDEQKKNGDNYLTLMQDNLTALKKTIK, encoded by the coding sequence ATGAAAAAGATATTGATGTTACTTGCTATTCCAGCAGTTTTACTCTTGGCAGGTTGTCAAAAATCAGCCAGTAAGCCAGAAGTTGTCACGACTTTTGAGCCAATGTATGAGTTTACGAAGGCAATTGTTGGTGACAAAGTCGATGTCGAAAATATTGTCCCTGCTAATCAGGAAGTTCATGAATTTGAACCAAGTGCAAAGCAAGTTGCGACAATGACAAATGCTGAAGCTATTGTTTACAATTCTAATGACCTTGAAAAATGGGCCAAAAAAGTAAATAATAAAGGGATTAAAATCGAAGCCAGCAAGGATGTTGATAAGATATCTGGTGACCCTCATACTTGGATTAGTCCAAAGCAAGCAATTATTGAAGTTAATACCATTGCCTCTGAGCTTGGGAAAAAATTCCCAGATGATAAAGCAACTTTTGAAAAAAATGCAGCGAGTTATGTCGCTAAATTGAAAAAGCTAGACAGTGAATTTGATACTTTGAAAGATGCTAAACAAAAAACATTTATTACACAACATGAAGCTTTTGCTTATCTAAGTCGTGATTATGGTTTGAAAGAAATTGCGATTGCTGGATTGGATCCAGAAGTAGAACCTTCAGCATCAACGCTAGCTAATTTAAAAGTTGAAATGGAAAAAGCAGGACTAAAAAATGTTTATTTTGAAGGAAATGCTAACAGTAAAATTGCTGAGACTTTAGCAAAATCAGTAGGGGCGAACCTTATTGGTATCAATACTGTTGAAGGATTATCTGACGAGCAGAAAAAAAATGGTGACAATTATCTCACACTGATGCAAGATAATTTGACTGCTTTAAAGAAAACTATCAAGTGA
- the comGF gene encoding competence type IV pilus minor pilin ComGF — MERKLCDLNFKVKAFTLLECLVALLAISGSVLVISGLTKMLKEQVAISQSDSIKDWQIFCQPMRFELSGTKLDRVEQNFLYVTKDKKLRFGFMSDDFRKTDDKGQGYQPMLYDIKAAKIQATKNLITIRIDFNQGGERTFIYQFPEDT, encoded by the coding sequence ATGGAAAGGAAATTATGCGACTTGAACTTCAAAGTTAAAGCATTTACCTTGTTGGAGTGTTTGGTGGCACTTCTTGCAATTTCTGGTTCAGTCCTTGTCATCTCAGGTTTAACAAAGATGTTGAAAGAACAAGTGGCGATTAGTCAAAGTGATAGCATAAAAGATTGGCAAATTTTCTGTCAGCCAATGCGTTTTGAACTCTCAGGAACAAAATTAGATAGGGTAGAACAGAATTTTCTGTATGTAACTAAAGATAAAAAACTAAGGTTTGGTTTTATGAGTGATGATTTCCGGAAGACTGATGACAAAGGTCAGGGTTATCAGCCAATGCTTTATGATATAAAAGCGGCTAAGATTCAAGCTACTAAAAATTTAATAACCATAAGAATTGATTTTAATCAAGGAGGTGAAAGAACATTTATTTATCAATTTCCAGAAGATACGTAA
- a CDS encoding DUF3290 domain-containing protein, whose amino-acid sequence MKFYDIEFLKSQAGLSDYLRYIFIFGSLVVLVIVFAIYIKHRIKTKYRDLSIILLLFIILEIGIQYSNYQINQSKHTQSSQMVGFIERVAKNERTNKNNIFVNSTQLADGVIVKIKGDYYKVNLSADQQSYTLTKSYLINPEK is encoded by the coding sequence ATGAAATTTTATGATATTGAATTTTTAAAATCGCAAGCTGGACTTAGTGATTATCTTCGATATATCTTTATTTTTGGGAGTCTTGTAGTTCTTGTTATTGTATTTGCTATATATATTAAGCATAGAATTAAAACGAAATATAGAGATCTTAGTATTATTTTATTATTATTTATTATTTTAGAGATTGGTATACAATATTCAAATTATCAAATTAATCAGTCTAAGCATACTCAATCTTCACAGATGGTTGGATTTATTGAAAGAGTCGCTAAAAACGAAAGAACGAATAAAAATAATATTTTTGTTAATTCCACGCAATTAGCTGATGGTGTGATTGTAAAGATAAAAGGTGATTATTATAAAGTTAACCTTAGTGCTGATCAACAGTCATACACCCTTACTAAAAGTTACTTGATTAATCCCGAAAAATAA
- the comGE gene encoding competence type IV pilus minor pilin ComGE, producing the protein MENLKRKSVKAYLLLESLISIALLAFLVSFIVSSLVQVRQKDTEENQKIEALNVAQMAIESHLTELSINGSDIKIKENQNLLIISNHGKEIMRLELQS; encoded by the coding sequence GTGGAAAATTTAAAAAGAAAATCAGTTAAGGCATATTTGCTTTTGGAAAGTTTAATTAGTATAGCTCTACTCGCTTTTCTAGTCAGCTTTATCGTAAGTTCTCTTGTGCAAGTAAGACAAAAAGATACGGAAGAAAATCAAAAGATTGAAGCTTTAAACGTGGCACAAATGGCGATTGAAAGTCACTTAACAGAATTATCAATCAACGGTTCTGATATAAAGATAAAAGAAAACCAAAATTTACTGATTATTAGTAATCATGGAAAGGAAATTATGCGACTTGAACTTCAAAGTTAA
- a CDS encoding metal ABC transporter ATP-binding protein, producing the protein MRYINVENLTFYYDREPVLENISYHVDSGEFVTLTGENGAAKSTLIKTTLGILKPKKGKIKISPKNNRGEKLRIAYLPQQVASFNAGFPSSVHEFVMSGRYPRQGWFKKMTAHDSEHVKAALDSVGMWDYRNKRIGELSGGQKQRIAIARMFASDPDLFILDEPTTGMDDVSSSDFYELMHHAAHKHGKSVLMVTHDPEEVKDYADRNIHLLKDKNGKFACFDLHTDRDRVAQEKQQELKEETDV; encoded by the coding sequence ATGAGATATATCAATGTTGAAAACTTGACTTTCTATTATGATAGAGAGCCAGTTTTAGAAAATATCAGCTATCATGTTGATTCCGGTGAATTTGTCACCTTAACAGGTGAGAATGGTGCTGCCAAATCAACTCTTATAAAAACAACTTTGGGAATTTTAAAACCTAAAAAAGGTAAAATAAAAATTTCTCCCAAAAATAACCGAGGAGAAAAATTAAGAATTGCTTATCTTCCTCAGCAAGTTGCAAGTTTTAATGCTGGTTTTCCAAGTTCGGTTCATGAATTTGTTATGAGCGGACGCTATCCGAGACAAGGTTGGTTTAAAAAAATGACAGCTCACGACTCAGAACACGTTAAGGCAGCCCTTGACTCAGTAGGAATGTGGGACTACAGAAATAAGCGTATTGGTGAACTCTCTGGAGGGCAAAAGCAAAGAATTGCTATTGCAAGAATGTTTGCTAGTGATCCTGACTTATTTATTCTTGATGAGCCAACAACAGGAATGGATGATGTATCAAGTAGTGACTTTTATGAATTGATGCACCATGCGGCTCATAAACATGGAAAATCTGTTTTAATGGTCACTCATGATCCGGAAGAAGTGAAAGATTATGCTGACCGAAATATCCATTTATTGAAAGATAAAAATGGGAAATTTGCTTGCTTTGATTTGCATACAGACCGCGATAGAGTAGCTCAAGAAAAGCAACAAGAATTAAAGGAGGAAACTGATGTTTGA